In Rhodopirellula sp. P2, the DNA window CCCCACCGAGTCCATCATGCAGCCCAACTTGATTCGCAACCTCGTCTTGGCGTTGGCAGCGTGCACGCTGCCCGCCCCCCGGCCACTGCTGCTGGCCGACCAACCACCTGTTCTGCCGGTTGAAGTGCTGATCGGACCAACCGAACCATCTCCTCAAAACGCCCCCGCCCCCGGACCATTGCGGACTCCGTTTGCAGTGGAGTTTGATTCCCAGAACCAAATGTGGATCGTCGAATTTGATGGCGGCCGCGTCTTGCGCTGTCCCCCCAATGCACCCACCAACCCAGTGGTGATCGCTGGCCCAGAATCCGCAACCGAAGACAACTCGCTGGGCTACGTCGACGGCCCTGCTCGCGCCGCACGCTTCAACAAGCTGCACAACTTGGTCATCGACCGCGACGATGTCTTGTACTTGTCGGATCACGCCAACCATTCGGTTCGACGACTGCTGCAGAACGATCAAGGGGAGTGGATTGTCGACACCTTTGCGGGACAAGGCCAATCAGGGCCTGCCACCGACAACGTGGATCGGAAACAAGCGACCTTTCGCGAACCGATTTGCATCACCTTGGACGCCAAGCAAAATCGTTTGCTGATCGCGGACATCGGCAACCAAGTCGTCCGTTCACTCGACCTTCCAACGGGAAATGTTTCCATCCTTGCCGGGCAAACCGCCAAGTTCAAAGATCCACGTGCCGTGGAGTTGTCCCCTGATGGTCGTTTGCTGGTGCTGGAACGCAACGGCAATCGTCTCCGCCGGGTCGAAGCCAGTGGCAGCATCACGACGCTGGCGGGAAGCGGAAAGAAAGGCAAGGCCGATGGCGCGGCTGACCAAGCCAGTTTCAACGGTCCCAAGCACATGGATGTCAGTGAAGATGGGCTGGTCTTCATCGCGGACGACGTCAACCATTTGATTCGCGTTTACGATCCGCATACAAACGTCGTGCAAACGTTGAATCTAGGCGAATACACGCTTCGTCGTCCCCATGGCGTTTGCATCCACGACGATCAACTTTACATTGCCGACAGTTTCAACCATCGCATCTTGCGAGTTCCCCTCCCAAAGAAGTGAAAGCTCATGACCAACGATCAATCGCTCCCTAAAATTGGATGGATCGGCACGGGAGTGATGGGGGCCAGTATGTGCGGGCATCTGCTCGATGCTGGCCACGAGGTCGCGTTGACGACCCGAACGTTGGCAAAAGCCGAGTCCTTGCTCAACCGCGGTGCGACTTGGTACAGCACCCCCAAGGACGTCGCCGCAAACAGCGACCTGGTCTTCACGATCGTTGGTTATCCGCACGACGTTCGAGAAGTCATCCTCGATCCCGACACAGGCGTGCTGGCAGGTTGCAAACCTGGCAATGTGATGGTTGACATGACCACCAGTCAGCCATCGTTGGCGGTCGAAATCGCCGAACAGGCCGCCAAGCGAGAAGTGGATTCGCTGGATGCCCCCGTTTCCGGCGGTGACACGGGGGCCCGCGGTGGAACCCTGTCGATCATGGTTGGCGGAAGCACGCGAGCACTCAAAAAAGTCCAACCCTGCCTCTCGTTGATGGGCAAAACCATTGTGCATCAAGGCGGCCCCGGCGCGGGCCAGCACACCAAAATGGTCAATCAGATCTTGATCGCGACCAACATGATCGGCGTCTGCGAAGCACTCGTCTACGGTCACAAAGCGGGCCTGGACCTGCCGACCGTGATGCAATCGGTTGGCTCCGGTGCAGCAGGGAGCTGGTCACTGAACAACTTGGGACCGCGAATCATCGACAACCAGTTCGGCCCCGGCTTCTATGTCGAGCACTTTTTGAAAGACATGGGCATTGCCTTGGAAGAGTGTCGTGCGATGAAGCTTTCCATGCCAGGCTTGGCTTTGGCTGAACAACTCTACCAATCCGTCGCCGCTCAAGGGCACGAGCGAGATGGAACGCATGCACTTGCTCTGGCCATCGCAAACCTGTCCGGCATCGATTGGAAAAACCGTTGAGCAAACGCTCAAAACTGAAAGTACACAAACGGCCGAAAGCCACGCGGAGCGTACAACACCAACGCCCAGATCATCATGGCAGTCGCAACGGGCGTGAACCAACGGTCAGCGGGCAAACGCATCCATCGTCGCCCACGAGTTCGCCAAACCAGGTGTTCCGCCACCATGCCGACCAACGCCATCAATGGCAAGGGAGGCAACCAGAGGATGGATCCTGCTGCGGCCCATGTCTCGGTCGAAGCCACTGGCAACGGCACGGATGACGGCCACCCGATCAATCCGCGATAAACCGCCAACGCGTTCTCAAACGAGGTCGCCCGGAACAACACCCAGCCGAACAGAA includes these proteins:
- a CDS encoding NAD(P)-dependent oxidoreductase, with amino-acid sequence MTNDQSLPKIGWIGTGVMGASMCGHLLDAGHEVALTTRTLAKAESLLNRGATWYSTPKDVAANSDLVFTIVGYPHDVREVILDPDTGVLAGCKPGNVMVDMTTSQPSLAVEIAEQAAKREVDSLDAPVSGGDTGARGGTLSIMVGGSTRALKKVQPCLSLMGKTIVHQGGPGAGQHTKMVNQILIATNMIGVCEALVYGHKAGLDLPTVMQSVGSGAAGSWSLNNLGPRIIDNQFGPGFYVEHFLKDMGIALEECRAMKLSMPGLALAEQLYQSVAAQGHERDGTHALALAIANLSGIDWKNR